A genomic segment from Klebsiella africana encodes:
- the add gene encoding adenosine deaminase has translation MIDSSLPLTDIHRHLDGNIRAQTILDLGREFNIALPATTLESLRPHVQVTSLEPDLVSFLAKLDWGVKVLASLEACRRVAYENVEDAARNGLHYVELRFSPRYMAMTHQLPVDGVVEAVIAGVREGSRDFQVDARLIGILSRTFGEAACQEELAALLAHREGITALDLAGDELGFPGALFLNHFNQARDAGWHITVHAGEAAGPESIWQAIRELGAERIGHGVKAVQEPALMDYLAEHRIGIESCLTSNVQTSTVASLAQHPLKQFLEHGVLASLNTDDPAVQGIDIIHEYTVAAPAAGLSREQIRQAQINGLAQAFLSEQEKAALIQRVAKG, from the coding sequence ATGATTGATTCTTCATTGCCATTAACCGACATTCACCGCCACCTTGACGGTAACATCCGGGCCCAAACCATCCTCGATCTTGGCCGCGAGTTTAATATTGCCCTTCCCGCTACCACCCTTGAATCGCTGCGTCCCCACGTCCAGGTCACCAGCCTCGAACCGGATCTGGTCAGTTTTCTCGCCAAGCTCGACTGGGGGGTAAAAGTGCTGGCCTCGCTGGAAGCTTGTCGCCGTGTGGCGTACGAAAACGTGGAAGACGCCGCGCGCAATGGCCTGCACTATGTAGAGCTGCGCTTCTCTCCCCGCTATATGGCGATGACCCACCAGCTACCGGTCGACGGGGTGGTAGAGGCAGTGATCGCTGGCGTACGTGAAGGGAGCCGCGATTTTCAGGTCGACGCCCGCCTGATCGGCATTCTGAGCCGCACCTTCGGCGAAGCGGCCTGTCAGGAGGAGCTGGCGGCGCTGCTTGCCCACCGCGAGGGCATCACCGCCCTGGATCTGGCCGGCGACGAGCTGGGCTTCCCGGGAGCGCTGTTCCTCAATCATTTTAATCAGGCCCGCGACGCTGGCTGGCATATTACCGTCCACGCTGGCGAAGCGGCTGGCCCGGAAAGTATCTGGCAGGCCATCCGCGAGCTGGGCGCCGAGCGTATCGGTCATGGGGTGAAAGCGGTACAGGAGCCGGCCCTGATGGACTACCTCGCCGAGCACCGCATCGGGATTGAATCGTGCCTGACCTCGAATGTGCAAACCAGCACCGTGGCCTCCCTGGCCCAGCACCCGCTAAAGCAGTTCCTTGAACACGGCGTGCTGGCGAGCCTCAATACTGACGATCCGGCGGTCCAGGGGATCGACATTATCCACGAATACACCGTGGCGGCGCCGGCGGCGGGCCTGAGCCGGGAGCAGATCCGCCAGGCGCAGATCAACGGTCTGGCCCAGGCGTTCCTCAGCGAACAGGAAAAAGCCGCGCTCATTCAGCGGGTAGCCAAAGGCTGA
- the blr gene encoding division septum protein Blr produces the protein MTTVFTRIVELIGWIVFGISALLLVIAHHIDNYQTPPPVDVVKTK, from the coding sequence ATGACAACTGTTTTTACCCGTATTGTAGAACTTATTGGCTGGATTGTTTTTGGTATTTCCGCACTGCTTTTGGTTATCGCGCACCATATTGATAACTACCAGACTCCCCCGCCTGTGGATGTGGTGAAGACTAAGTAG
- a CDS encoding metal/formaldehyde-sensitive transcriptional repressor gives MPHSPEDKKRALSRVRRIRGQVEALERALESGEPCMTILQQIASIRGAANGLMGEMVEMHLQDELVSGETTPDQRAARMAEVGHLLRSYLK, from the coding sequence GTGCCACATTCACCTGAAGATAAAAAACGGGCGCTCAGTCGCGTACGGCGCATCCGCGGCCAGGTCGAAGCCCTCGAGCGCGCGCTGGAGTCTGGCGAACCCTGCATGACAATCCTGCAGCAGATTGCCTCGATTCGCGGGGCGGCAAATGGCCTGATGGGCGAAATGGTGGAGATGCACCTGCAGGACGAGCTGGTTAGCGGCGAAACCACCCCGGACCAGCGGGCCGCGAGAATGGCAGAGGTCGGTCATCTGCTACGATCCTATTTAAAATAA
- a CDS encoding oxidoreductase has translation MSDAIRVGLIGYGYASKTFHAPLISGTPGMVLAAVSSRDADKVHADWPGIKVISQVGELLNDPDIDLVVIATPNDTHFPLAKAALEAGKHAIVDKPFTVTLSQARELESLAKHCGRVLSVFHNRRWDSDFLTVRSLINEGQLGEVCYFESHFDRFRPQVRQRWREQAGPGSGIWYDLGPHLLDQAVVLFGLPVSITVDLAQLRPGVQSTDYFHAVLAYPQRRVVLHGTLLAAAESARFIVHGSRASFIKYGLDPQEERLKNGERLPQEDWGYDMRDGTLTRAEGDERSEETWLTLPGNYPAYYAAIRDALNGVGENPVPASEAIQIMTLLELGIESARHRATLSLV, from the coding sequence ATGAGTGACGCGATCCGGGTAGGGCTAATAGGCTACGGCTACGCCAGTAAAACGTTTCACGCGCCGTTAATCAGTGGCACGCCGGGCATGGTGCTGGCGGCAGTCTCCAGCCGCGACGCCGACAAAGTTCATGCGGACTGGCCGGGCATAAAGGTGATAAGTCAGGTGGGTGAGCTGCTTAACGATCCTGACATTGACCTGGTGGTCATCGCCACCCCGAATGATACCCATTTCCCGCTGGCCAAAGCGGCGCTGGAGGCCGGGAAGCATGCGATAGTGGATAAACCTTTTACCGTGACACTGTCACAAGCTCGTGAGCTGGAGAGCCTGGCGAAGCACTGCGGTCGGGTGCTGTCGGTGTTTCATAACCGCCGCTGGGACAGTGACTTCTTAACAGTCAGGTCGCTGATTAACGAAGGTCAGCTGGGGGAAGTGTGTTACTTCGAGTCGCATTTCGACCGCTTCCGGCCGCAGGTGCGCCAGCGCTGGCGGGAGCAGGCGGGCCCTGGGAGCGGAATTTGGTATGACCTGGGGCCACATCTGCTCGACCAGGCGGTGGTGTTGTTTGGCTTACCGGTAAGCATTACCGTGGATCTCGCTCAGCTGCGGCCCGGCGTGCAATCCACTGACTATTTCCACGCCGTGCTGGCCTATCCTCAGCGGCGGGTGGTGCTGCACGGCACATTGCTCGCCGCCGCCGAGAGCGCGCGCTTTATCGTCCACGGCTCGCGGGCCAGCTTTATCAAGTACGGTCTCGACCCGCAGGAGGAGCGGCTGAAAAATGGCGAGCGTTTGCCGCAGGAGGACTGGGGATATGATATGCGCGACGGTACGCTAACCCGCGCCGAAGGCGACGAACGTAGCGAGGAGACATGGCTGACGCTGCCGGGCAATTATCCTGCTTACTATGCTGCCATCCGCGATGCGCTCAACGGGGTGGGGGAAAACCCGGTCCCGGCCAGCGAGGCGATTCAGATAATGACCCTGCTTGAGCTGGGTATCGAGTCGGCCAGACATCGCGCCACGCTAAGCCTGGTGTGA
- a CDS encoding GH1 family beta-glucosidase has protein sequence MAAFPHNFLWGAATAAYQVEGGHDADGKGPSIWDIYSHLPGTTFEGTTGDVAVDHYHRFREDVALMAEMGLQSYRFSISWPRLLPTGRGEVNEAGVQFYSDLIDELLAHNIEPMITLYHWDLPQALQDEGGWEARSTAEAFAEYARLCYARFGSRVKLWATFNETIVFIGHGYINGLHPPAVRDPARAIQACHHVFIAHALAVKAFREMAVAGEIGFVNVLQPHTPLTDSEADIKATELADAIHTHWLYDPVLKGTYPAELLAQTQALWGVPRFAPGDDALLRDNRCDFIGLNYYRRETVSAQPPEVATGGEPGVEGLFYFVRNPQSTYTEWGWEIWPQGLTDGIMMIKERYGDIPIYITENGLGAKDPIIAGEVADDPRIDYLSSHIGALEKALALGADVRGYYPWSFIDLLSWLNGYQKQYGFVYVDHQQNLARKRKKSFYWYKSVIASHGEQR, from the coding sequence ATGGCCGCTTTTCCGCACAATTTCTTATGGGGTGCCGCAACCGCAGCGTATCAGGTTGAGGGAGGACACGACGCTGACGGTAAAGGACCGTCAATCTGGGATATCTACTCTCATCTGCCGGGCACCACTTTTGAAGGCACCACCGGCGATGTCGCCGTCGATCACTATCATCGCTTTCGTGAAGATGTGGCGTTAATGGCCGAAATGGGCCTGCAAAGCTACCGTTTTTCCATCTCCTGGCCTCGACTGTTGCCCACCGGACGTGGCGAAGTTAATGAAGCGGGAGTGCAGTTTTACAGCGATTTGATTGATGAACTGCTGGCACACAATATTGAACCGATGATCACCCTCTATCACTGGGATCTGCCGCAGGCCCTGCAGGATGAGGGAGGCTGGGAGGCGCGCAGTACCGCCGAGGCCTTCGCTGAATACGCCCGCCTGTGCTACGCGCGCTTTGGTTCACGGGTGAAACTGTGGGCCACCTTTAACGAGACCATTGTGTTTATCGGCCACGGCTACATAAACGGCCTGCATCCACCGGCTGTCCGCGATCCGGCACGCGCTATTCAAGCCTGTCATCATGTGTTTATCGCCCATGCGCTGGCGGTGAAGGCCTTTCGCGAGATGGCCGTGGCGGGCGAGATTGGCTTCGTCAATGTGCTACAGCCGCATACCCCACTCACCGACAGCGAGGCGGACATAAAGGCCACTGAACTGGCTGACGCCATCCATACCCACTGGCTGTACGATCCGGTACTGAAAGGCACCTATCCTGCCGAACTGCTGGCGCAGACCCAGGCCCTGTGGGGCGTACCGCGCTTTGCCCCGGGCGACGACGCGCTGCTCCGTGACAATCGCTGCGACTTTATTGGTTTGAACTACTATCGTCGGGAAACGGTATCCGCGCAGCCGCCCGAAGTCGCCACCGGCGGCGAGCCTGGCGTAGAAGGTTTGTTTTATTTCGTACGTAATCCACAGAGCACCTATACCGAATGGGGTTGGGAAATCTGGCCGCAAGGGCTAACCGACGGCATTATGATGATCAAGGAGCGCTATGGTGATATCCCTATCTATATCACCGAGAATGGCCTGGGAGCAAAAGACCCGATTATTGCGGGTGAAGTGGCCGATGACCCGCGAATCGACTACCTGAGCAGCCATATCGGCGCTCTGGAAAAGGCACTGGCGCTGGGAGCAGATGTGCGTGGATACTATCCGTGGTCGTTTATCGATCTGCTGAGCTGGCTCAACGGTTATCAAAAGCAATACGGTTTTGTCTATGTCGATCACCAGCAAAATCTGGCGCGGAAACGAAAGAAGAGCTTTTATTGGTACAAATCTGTTATTGCCAGTCACGGCGAACAACGTTAA
- the ydgT gene encoding transcription modulator YdgT — protein sequence MTVLDYLLKFRKISSLESLEKLFDHLNYSLTDTEEIVNMYRAADHRRAELVSGGKLFDVGQVPKSVWRFVQ from the coding sequence ATGACCGTTCTGGACTATTTATTAAAATTCCGCAAAATCAGTTCGCTGGAAAGTCTTGAAAAACTATTTGATCACCTTAACTACTCCCTGACCGACACTGAAGAGATCGTGAATATGTATCGTGCGGCCGACCACCGCCGGGCTGAGCTGGTTTCTGGCGGTAAATTGTTCGATGTGGGCCAGGTGCCGAAATCCGTTTGGCGATTCGTGCAGTAA
- the rsxA gene encoding electron transport complex subunit RsxA, with the protein MADYLLLFIGTVLVNNFVLVKFLGLCPFMGVSKKLETAMGMGLATTFVMTLASICAWLIDTWILIPLNLVYLRTLAFILVIAVVVQFTEMVVRKTSPALYRLLGIFLPLITTNCAVLGVALLNINLGHNFLQSALYGFAAAVGFSLVMVLFAAIRERLVVADVPAPFRGNAIALVTAGLMSLAFMGFSGLVKL; encoded by the coding sequence ATGGCTGATTATTTACTGCTCTTTATTGGTACTGTCCTGGTCAATAACTTCGTTCTGGTGAAGTTTCTTGGTCTGTGCCCGTTTATGGGGGTTTCCAAAAAGCTGGAAACCGCAATGGGGATGGGGCTTGCCACCACCTTCGTGATGACTCTGGCCTCTATTTGCGCCTGGCTGATTGATACCTGGATCCTTATCCCGCTCAACCTGGTCTATTTACGCACCCTGGCCTTTATTCTGGTAATCGCTGTGGTGGTCCAGTTCACCGAGATGGTGGTACGAAAAACCAGCCCGGCGCTCTATCGCCTGTTGGGCATCTTTTTGCCGCTGATCACCACCAACTGTGCGGTGCTCGGTGTGGCTTTACTGAATATTAATCTGGGCCACAATTTCCTGCAGTCTGCACTGTACGGCTTTGCCGCTGCCGTTGGCTTCTCGCTGGTGATGGTGCTGTTCGCGGCGATCCGCGAGCGTCTGGTGGTAGCCGATGTACCGGCGCCGTTTCGCGGGAATGCCATCGCTTTGGTTACCGCCGGTTTAATGTCTCTCGCCTTTATGGGCTTTAGTGGTTTGGTGAAGTTGTAA
- the cybB gene encoding cytochrome b561, which produces MRDKYSGLQIGIHWLVFLLVVVAYAAMELRGFFPRSDRPLINMIHVSCGIAICVLMVVRLLVRLKSPAPPIVPKPSPMMTGFAHLGHLVIYLLFIALPLIGMVMMYWRGNPWYAFGLTMPYAPQSDFERVDTLKAIHEWLANAGYFVIGLHALAALAHHYWWKDNTLLRMMPRKR; this is translated from the coding sequence ATGCGCGATAAATATTCGGGCCTGCAGATAGGCATTCACTGGCTGGTCTTTTTGCTGGTGGTGGTGGCTTATGCGGCAATGGAGCTACGCGGATTTTTCCCCCGTAGCGACCGGCCGCTGATTAATATGATTCATGTTTCCTGCGGGATCGCCATCTGCGTGCTGATGGTGGTGCGTTTGCTGGTGCGGCTGAAGTCGCCAGCGCCGCCGATCGTGCCGAAACCATCGCCGATGATGACCGGTTTTGCCCATCTCGGCCATCTGGTTATCTATCTGCTGTTTATTGCCTTGCCGCTGATCGGCATGGTGATGATGTACTGGCGCGGAAATCCCTGGTACGCCTTTGGCCTGACCATGCCGTATGCGCCACAGAGCGATTTTGAGCGGGTGGATACCCTGAAGGCGATCCATGAATGGTTAGCCAACGCCGGGTACTTTGTGATTGGCCTGCATGCTCTCGCCGCGCTGGCCCATCATTACTGGTGGAAGGATAATACTCTGCTGCGGATGATGCCCCGTAAGCGCTAA
- a CDS encoding RND transporter, which produces MKKIGLSLLLLTTLTSPAFAADCQPNGIGGLFCINDDGTTTDTVPNEVNGMDTYSNNGGYTTSLPDRSGADEALEGSSLSTQPGVGSGQSDSALAGRDWHSPSNLNDGAATSSMSLLDKP; this is translated from the coding sequence ATGAAGAAAATCGGCTTATCGTTATTGCTACTGACCACGCTGACCAGCCCGGCTTTTGCCGCAGACTGTCAGCCAAATGGCATTGGCGGCTTGTTTTGCATTAACGATGACGGCACGACTACCGACACGGTGCCTAATGAAGTGAATGGCATGGATACGTACTCGAATAATGGCGGGTATACTACCTCCCTGCCCGATCGGTCAGGGGCAGATGAAGCACTGGAAGGTTCATCGCTGTCGACGCAGCCAGGCGTCGGCAGCGGCCAGAGCGACAGCGCGCTGGCGGGTCGTGACTGGCATTCACCGTCCAATCTGAATGATGGCGCCGCCACCTCCAGCATGAGCCTGCTGGATAAACCCTGA
- the rsxB gene encoding electron transport complex subunit RsxB: protein MSAVWIAVIAISLLGLIFGLILGYASRRFAVQDDPVVEKIDELLPQSQCGQCGYPGCRPYAEAVGVQGEKINRCAPGGEAVMLKIAALLNVDPQPVDGDEQEAEPVRMLAVIDEPNCIGCTKCIQACPVDAIVGATRAMHTVMSDLCTGCNLCVAPCPTQCISLVPVATTPETWKWDLHAIPVRNIPVEQHV, encoded by the coding sequence ATGAGTGCAGTCTGGATAGCCGTGATCGCCATCAGCCTGTTAGGGCTGATTTTCGGCTTAATACTGGGGTATGCCTCCCGCCGTTTCGCGGTGCAGGATGACCCGGTTGTAGAGAAAATTGATGAGCTGTTGCCGCAAAGCCAGTGTGGGCAGTGCGGCTACCCTGGCTGCCGCCCCTATGCGGAAGCGGTCGGTGTCCAGGGGGAAAAAATTAACCGCTGCGCGCCGGGTGGCGAAGCGGTGATGTTAAAAATCGCCGCCTTACTGAACGTCGATCCGCAGCCTGTCGACGGCGACGAGCAGGAGGCGGAGCCGGTTCGCATGCTCGCGGTGATAGACGAACCGAACTGCATTGGCTGTACCAAATGTATCCAGGCGTGTCCGGTGGATGCCATTGTTGGCGCGACCCGCGCCATGCATACCGTGATGAGCGACCTCTGCACCGGCTGCAATCTGTGTGTGGCCCCCTGCCCGACCCAGTGCATATCACTCGTTCCGGTGGCGACGACCCCGGAAACCTGGAAATGGGATCTGCATGCGATCCCGGTGCGAAATATTCCTGTGGAACAACATGTTTAA
- a CDS encoding S-(hydroxymethyl)glutathione dehydrogenase/class III alcohol dehydrogenase: MKSRAAVAFGPGQPLKIVEIDVAPPKKGEVLVKITHTGVCHTDAFTLSGDDPEGVFPAVLGHEGGGVVVEVGEGVTSLKPGDHVIPLYTAECGECKFCKSGKTNLCQAVRATQGKGLMPDGTTRFSYNGEPIYHYMGTSTFSEYTVCAEISLAKVNPQAPLDKVCLLGCGVTTGIGAVHNTAKVKAGDSVAVFGLGGIGLAVIQGAVQAQAGRILAVDTNPDKFTLAKEMGATDFINPNDYDKPIQDVIVELTDGGVDFSFECIGNVNVMRAALECCHKGWGESVIIGVAGAGQEIKTRPFQLVTGRVWRGSAFGGVKGRSQLPGMVEDAMAGKIRLDPFITHRLPLEQINEAFDLMHEGKSIRTVIHFVDQ; encoded by the coding sequence ATGAAATCACGCGCAGCAGTTGCCTTTGGCCCCGGCCAGCCGTTAAAAATCGTTGAGATTGACGTCGCGCCGCCGAAGAAAGGCGAAGTTCTGGTGAAAATCACCCACACCGGGGTGTGCCACACCGATGCCTTTACCCTCTCCGGCGACGATCCGGAAGGGGTCTTCCCGGCGGTGCTGGGCCATGAAGGCGGCGGCGTGGTCGTGGAAGTAGGCGAGGGCGTCACCAGCCTTAAGCCGGGGGACCACGTGATCCCGCTGTATACTGCGGAATGCGGTGAGTGCAAGTTCTGTAAGTCGGGTAAAACCAACCTCTGTCAGGCGGTGCGCGCCACCCAGGGCAAAGGGCTGATGCCGGACGGCACCACCCGTTTCTCGTACAACGGCGAACCGATCTATCACTACATGGGCACCAGCACCTTCAGTGAATATACGGTTTGCGCTGAGATCTCGCTGGCGAAAGTGAATCCGCAGGCGCCGCTGGATAAAGTGTGCCTGCTGGGCTGCGGCGTGACCACCGGTATCGGCGCGGTGCACAACACGGCGAAGGTCAAGGCCGGGGATAGCGTCGCGGTCTTTGGTCTGGGCGGCATTGGTCTGGCGGTGATCCAGGGCGCGGTGCAGGCGCAGGCCGGGCGTATTCTGGCGGTCGATACCAACCCGGATAAGTTCACCCTGGCAAAAGAGATGGGCGCAACCGACTTTATCAACCCGAACGACTACGATAAGCCGATTCAGGATGTGATTGTCGAGCTGACCGATGGCGGGGTGGATTTCAGCTTCGAGTGCATCGGCAATGTGAATGTGATGCGCGCGGCGCTGGAGTGCTGCCATAAAGGCTGGGGTGAGAGCGTCATCATCGGCGTCGCAGGGGCTGGGCAGGAGATCAAGACCCGTCCGTTCCAGCTGGTTACCGGCCGTGTGTGGCGCGGTTCCGCCTTTGGCGGCGTGAAAGGACGCAGTCAGCTGCCGGGAATGGTGGAGGATGCGATGGCCGGTAAAATTCGCCTCGACCCGTTTATTACCCATCGTCTGCCGCTGGAGCAGATTAACGAGGCCTTCGATCTGATGCATGAAGGGAAATCGATTCGTACCGTCATCCATTTTGTCGACCAGTAA
- a CDS encoding DUF2569 domain-containing protein produces MTSQSAERIGGWLLAPLAWLLVALLSASLSLLFFANALMSPQTWALLHAMSAGHLALWVASLLFALAMWYYTLWLTIAFFKRRAVVPKHYIIWLLITLLLAIKAFAFSPVSDVLALRQLLFPLLAAALLAPYFRRSQRVKRTFVNP; encoded by the coding sequence ATGACGTCTCAATCTGCGGAACGCATCGGCGGATGGCTGCTGGCACCGCTGGCCTGGCTGCTGGTGGCGCTATTGAGCGCTTCGTTATCGCTACTGTTTTTTGCCAATGCCCTCATGTCGCCGCAGACCTGGGCCCTGCTGCACGCGATGAGCGCCGGACACCTGGCGCTGTGGGTCGCCTCGCTGTTGTTTGCCCTGGCCATGTGGTATTACACGCTCTGGCTGACCATTGCGTTTTTCAAGCGACGCGCGGTAGTGCCGAAACACTATATTATCTGGCTGCTGATTACTCTGCTGCTGGCGATTAAGGCTTTTGCCTTTTCTCCCGTTTCAGATGTACTTGCCCTGCGTCAGCTGCTGTTTCCGCTGCTGGCTGCCGCGCTGCTGGCACCCTATTTTCGCCGTTCCCAGCGGGTGAAACGGACATTTGTTAATCCGTAA
- the rsxC gene encoding electron transport complex subunit RsxC: MFKLFSAFRKDKVWDFNGGIHPPEMKTQSNGTPLRQVSLPQRLVIPLKQHIGTEGELCVKVGDRVLRGQPLTRGWGRMLPVHAPTSGTIAAIAPHTTAHPSALAEMSVIIDADGEDRWIERDGWSDYQTRTREALIERIHQFGVAGLGGAGFPTGSKLRGGGDKIKTLIINAAECEPYITADDRLMQDCAAQIVDGIRILAHILQPDEVLIGIEDNKPQAISMLRAVLCDAHGISLRVIPTKYPSGGAKQLTQILTGKQVPHGGRSSDIGVLMQNVGTAYAVKRAIIDGEPLTERVVTLTGEAVTRPGNVWARLGTPVRHLLDDAGFCASAESMVIMGGPLMGFTLPWLDVPVVKITNCLLAPSASEMGEPQEEKGCIRCSACADACPADLLPQQLYWFSKGQQHDKATAHNLADCIECGACAWVCPSNIPLVQYFRQEKAEISAIRQEEQRAAEAKARFEARQARLEREKAARAERHKKAAVQPAAKDQEAINAALARVRDKQRDAAQPIVIQAGAKPDNSEAIAAREARKAEARARKAQQQAAPVDAQPTDAVDPRKAAVEAAIARAKARKAEQQAAPVDAPPTDAVDPRKAAVEAAIARAKARKAEQQAAPVDAPATDAVDPRKAAVEAAIARAKARKAEQQAAPVDAPPTDAVDPRKAAVEAAIARAKARKAEQQAAPVDAPATDAVDPRKAAVEAAIARAKARKAEQQATQADSAAIAANDDPRKAAVAAAIARVQARKATQQAVNEE; this comes from the coding sequence ATGTTTAAGTTATTTTCCGCTTTCCGAAAAGATAAAGTCTGGGATTTTAACGGCGGTATTCATCCCCCGGAAATGAAAACCCAGTCTAACGGCACCCCGCTGCGCCAGGTATCTCTGCCGCAGCGTCTTGTTATTCCATTGAAGCAACATATTGGCACCGAGGGCGAACTGTGCGTCAAGGTGGGCGATCGAGTGCTGCGCGGCCAGCCATTGACTCGCGGCTGGGGCAGAATGCTGCCCGTTCACGCGCCAACCTCCGGCACCATCGCCGCCATCGCCCCGCATACCACCGCACATCCGTCAGCGCTGGCGGAGATGAGCGTTATTATTGACGCCGACGGCGAAGATCGCTGGATCGAACGCGACGGCTGGAGCGACTATCAGACCCGGACGCGTGAAGCGCTTATCGAACGTATCCATCAGTTTGGCGTCGCGGGCCTCGGCGGCGCCGGCTTCCCTACCGGCAGCAAACTGCGCGGTGGCGGAGATAAAATCAAAACGCTGATCATTAACGCCGCTGAGTGTGAGCCTTATATCACGGCGGATGACCGCCTGATGCAGGACTGTGCGGCGCAGATTGTCGACGGTATCCGTATCCTCGCTCATATTCTGCAGCCTGACGAAGTGCTGATCGGTATTGAAGACAACAAGCCGCAGGCCATCTCAATGCTGCGGGCGGTGCTCTGCGACGCCCATGGTATCTCGCTGCGGGTGATCCCCACCAAATACCCCTCCGGTGGCGCCAAGCAGTTGACTCAAATTCTCACGGGCAAGCAGGTGCCGCACGGTGGCCGTTCGTCGGATATTGGCGTGTTGATGCAAAACGTCGGTACGGCCTACGCGGTGAAACGCGCCATCATAGACGGCGAACCGTTAACAGAGCGCGTGGTCACTCTCACCGGTGAGGCGGTGACCCGTCCGGGCAACGTCTGGGCGCGCCTTGGCACGCCGGTGCGCCATCTACTGGATGATGCCGGCTTTTGCGCCAGCGCCGAATCGATGGTGATCATGGGCGGCCCGCTGATGGGCTTTACCCTGCCCTGGCTGGATGTTCCGGTGGTGAAGATAACCAACTGCCTGCTGGCGCCTTCGGCCAGCGAGATGGGCGAGCCGCAGGAAGAGAAGGGCTGCATTCGCTGTAGCGCCTGCGCCGACGCCTGCCCGGCCGATCTGCTGCCGCAGCAGCTGTACTGGTTCAGCAAAGGCCAGCAGCATGATAAAGCCACCGCCCACAATCTGGCGGACTGTATCGAATGTGGTGCCTGCGCCTGGGTTTGCCCGAGCAATATTCCGCTGGTGCAGTACTTCCGTCAGGAAAAGGCCGAGATCAGCGCGATTCGTCAGGAAGAGCAGCGCGCCGCGGAAGCCAAAGCACGATTCGAAGCCCGACAGGCGCGACTGGAGCGTGAGAAAGCGGCCCGTGCCGAACGGCATAAAAAAGCCGCCGTTCAGCCTGCCGCCAAAGATCAGGAGGCGATTAACGCCGCTCTGGCCCGGGTACGTGATAAACAGCGCGACGCCGCGCAACCGATCGTGATTCAGGCTGGCGCCAAACCGGACAACAGCGAGGCGATTGCCGCTCGTGAAGCCAGAAAGGCTGAGGCCCGGGCGCGTAAAGCGCAGCAGCAGGCCGCACCGGTGGACGCTCAGCCAACCGACGCCGTCGACCCGCGCAAAGCCGCGGTGGAAGCTGCCATCGCTCGCGCCAAAGCGCGTAAAGCTGAGCAGCAAGCCGCACCGGTGGACGCTCCGCCAACCGACGCCGTCGACCCGCGCAAAGCTGCGGTGGAAGCTGCCATTGCCCGCGCCAAAGCGCGTAAAGCTGAGCAGCAGGCCGCACCGGTGGACGCTCCGGCAACCGACGCCGTCGACCCGCGCAAAGCTGCGGTGGAAGCTGCCATTGCCCGCGCCAAAGCGCGTAAAGCTGAGCAGCAAGCCGCACCGGTGGACGCTCCGCCAACCGACGCCGTCGACCCGCGCAAAGCCGCGGTGGAAGCTGCCATTGCCCGCGCCAAAGCGCGTAAAGCTGAGCAGCAGGCCGCACCGGTGGACGCTCCGGCAACCGACGCCGTCGACCCGCGCAAAGCCGCGGTGGAAGCTGCCATTGCCCGCGCCAAAGCGCGTAAAGCTGAGCAGCAGGCAACCCAGGCAGATAGCGCAGCAATCGCAGCTAATGACGATCCACGCAAAGCGGCTGTCGCCGCCGCCATCGCCCGCGTTCAGGCACGTAAAGCAACACAGCAGGCAGTTAACGAGGAATAA